One part of the Sorangiineae bacterium MSr11954 genome encodes these proteins:
- a CDS encoding LLM class flavin-dependent oxidoreductase produces the protein MSIPLSALDLVPLARGSTSHESVKASVELARTVERCGYVRLWYAEHHNMPGIATTTPEILITHVALSTSRIRLGAGGVMLPNHSPLKVAESYRLLEAMHPGRIDLGIGRAPGTDTLTALALRRSRQALVVDDFREQLGELMGFGEGALPATHPFASIRAMPDDVSLPPIWLLGSSSYSAKLAAELGLGFAFAGHFSPDPPEEPMRIYRERFQPGALDRPYSILALSVFCADTELEATRMASSVLVSFAQLRAGRPGRLLSPDDALAHGFTREEEAAVAYYRRNQIVGTPDQVRPRIQAAAESTAADEIMVATHAFDPAARRRSYELTAQALG, from the coding sequence ATGTCGATACCGCTCTCCGCCCTCGATCTAGTCCCCCTGGCTCGCGGCAGTACCAGCCATGAAAGCGTCAAGGCGTCGGTCGAGCTCGCGCGCACCGTGGAACGCTGCGGTTACGTGCGACTCTGGTACGCGGAGCACCACAACATGCCGGGCATCGCCACCACGACGCCCGAGATCCTCATCACCCACGTGGCGCTCTCCACCTCGCGCATCCGCCTGGGCGCGGGCGGCGTGATGCTGCCGAACCACTCCCCGCTGAAGGTGGCCGAGTCCTACCGATTGCTCGAGGCCATGCACCCCGGGCGAATCGATCTGGGCATCGGGCGCGCCCCCGGCACCGATACCCTGACGGCCCTGGCGCTCCGGCGTTCGCGCCAGGCCCTGGTGGTCGATGATTTTCGCGAGCAGCTGGGCGAGCTCATGGGCTTTGGCGAGGGCGCGCTGCCGGCGACCCACCCCTTCGCCTCGATCCGCGCCATGCCCGACGACGTGAGCTTGCCGCCCATTTGGCTCCTCGGCTCGAGCTCGTACAGCGCGAAGCTGGCCGCCGAGCTGGGGCTCGGATTTGCCTTCGCCGGCCACTTCAGCCCCGATCCGCCCGAGGAGCCGATGCGCATCTACCGCGAACGGTTCCAGCCGGGCGCCCTCGATCGTCCATACTCCATCCTCGCCCTCTCCGTCTTTTGTGCCGACACGGAGCTGGAGGCGACCCGCATGGCCTCCTCGGTGCTCGTCTCGTTCGCCCAGCTGCGCGCCGGCCGCCCGGGCCGGCTGCTCAGCCCCGATGACGCGCTCGCTCATGGTTTCACGCGCGAAGAAGAGGCCGCGGTGGCCTACTACCGGCGAAACCAGATCGTGGGCACCCCCGACCAGGTTCGCCCGCGCATCCAAGCCGCCGCGGAGAGCACGGCGGCGGACGAGATCATGGTGGCCACCCACGCCTTCGACCCTGCGGCGCGCCGGCGCTCGTACGAGCTTACGGCGCAGGCGCTGGGCTGA